From Verrucomicrobiales bacterium, a single genomic window includes:
- a CDS encoding PEP-CTERM sorting domain-containing protein, producing the protein MDPKTIKPSYPVFIGVAFLWLTFTHQAKSQGVILDERGFTRATATGSAAPMGFYGMGYETISTEFVLPFVPQNIPYAGGLTGLIAIPDGYQPQISDSATIPEPGSTALLGLGLACLLRLAYPGRWHPRLR; encoded by the coding sequence ATGGATCCAAAGACAATAAAACCCAGCTACCCCGTATTTATTGGCGTGGCTTTCCTTTGGCTTACATTCACACACCAAGCGAAAAGCCAAGGTGTCATCTTGGATGAACGGGGCTTTACGCGAGCCACGGCCACTGGTAGTGCAGCACCAATGGGCTTTTATGGAATGGGCTATGAGACAATTTCCACCGAATTTGTCCTGCCATTCGTTCCACAAAACATTCCCTATGCGGGCGGATTGACCGGATTGATTGCGATTCCCGATGGCTACCAGCCACAAATTTCGGATTCCGCTACGATCCCTGAACCCGGATCCACCGCGTTACTCGGCCTCGGCCTCGCATGTCTCCTTCGCCTAGCTTACCCAGGAAGATGGCACCCGCGTCTTCGATAA